A stretch of the Proteus sp. ZN5 genome encodes the following:
- the thrC gene encoding threonine synthase: MKLYNLKDNQEQVSFAQAVKQGLGKQQGLFFPQDLPSFSKAEIDELLALDFATRSSRILTAFIGDEIPADVLAKRISTAFAFPAPVTQVEDDVSCLELFHGPTLAFKDFGGRFMAQMLSEVAGNQPVTILTATSGDTGAAVAHAFYKLENVQVVILYPEGKISPLQEKLFCTLGENIHTVAIKDDFDACQSLVKQAFDDEFLKKTMYLNSANSINISRLLAQICYYFEAVAQIPAEKHEHLVISVPSGNFGDLTAGLLAKSMGLPVKRFIAATNVNDTVPRYLDNGKWEPHRTVATLSNAMDVSQPNNWPRIEELYRRKGWDLSDLAHGSVSDETTEETVRELAKKGYISEPHAAIAYRLLRDELQDGEYGLFLGTAHPAKFKESVERILGGELPLPKELAERADKELLSHFLSADFAQLRAFLLERAPK, translated from the coding sequence ATGAAATTATATAATTTGAAAGATAATCAAGAGCAAGTCAGTTTTGCTCAAGCAGTAAAACAAGGTTTGGGTAAACAGCAAGGACTCTTTTTTCCACAAGACTTACCTTCGTTTTCTAAAGCTGAAATTGATGAACTATTAGCACTTGATTTTGCAACACGTAGTAGCCGTATTTTAACAGCCTTTATTGGTGATGAAATTCCTGCTGATGTATTAGCAAAACGTATTAGCACAGCATTTGCATTCCCAGCACCAGTAACCCAAGTTGAAGATGATGTGAGTTGTTTAGAGCTTTTCCATGGCCCAACACTGGCATTTAAAGACTTTGGTGGTCGCTTTATGGCGCAAATGTTGTCAGAAGTTGCTGGCAACCAACCTGTGACCATTTTAACGGCAACATCAGGTGACACGGGTGCTGCTGTTGCTCATGCTTTCTACAAGTTAGAAAATGTACAAGTTGTTATTCTTTATCCTGAAGGCAAAATTAGCCCGTTACAGGAAAAACTGTTCTGTACATTAGGTGAAAATATTCACACTGTTGCAATCAAAGATGATTTTGATGCTTGCCAATCATTAGTAAAACAAGCTTTTGATGATGAGTTCTTAAAGAAAACAATGTATTTGAACTCAGCAAACTCCATTAATATCAGTCGATTACTTGCTCAAATTTGTTATTACTTTGAAGCGGTTGCTCAAATTCCAGCAGAAAAACATGAACATTTAGTGATTTCAGTGCCAAGTGGTAACTTTGGTGATTTAACGGCTGGTTTATTGGCTAAATCAATGGGATTACCTGTTAAGCGTTTTATTGCAGCAACTAACGTGAATGACACTGTTCCTCGTTATTTAGATAACGGTAAATGGGAGCCTCATCGTACTGTTGCAACACTTTCTAATGCGATGGATGTTAGTCAACCAAATAACTGGCCACGTATTGAAGAATTGTATCGCCGTAAAGGTTGGGATCTTTCTGATCTTGCTCATGGTTCAGTGAGTGATGAAACAACAGAAGAAACAGTGCGTGAACTTGCGAAGAAAGGCTATATTTCAGAACCTCACGCTGCGATTGCATATCGTTTACTGCGCGACGAACTTCAAGACGGTGAATATGGTTTATTTTTAGGAACAGCTCATCCGGCGAAGTTTAAAGAAAGCGTTGAACGTATTTTAGGTGGTGAATTACCATTACCTAAAGAGCTTGCGGAGCGTGCAGATAAAGAATTACTTTCACATTTCTTATCTGCTGATTTTGCTCAATTACGTGCATTTTTGCTTGAGCGAGCACCTAAATAA
- the thrB gene encoding homoserine kinase, translated as MEIGSLSVVKVYAPASIGNVSVGFDVLGAAVSPIDGQLLGDCVTVEAASVFTLESKGHFVSKLPSDPKQNIVYQCWQLFCEKLGKELPVAMTLEKNMPIGSGLGSSACSVVAALVALNEFAQKPFGERQLLLMMGELEGRISGSVHYDNVAPCYLGGLQLILEQNGTICQSVPTFDDWYWVMAYPGIKVSTAEARAILPKEYSKADIINHGRYLSGFIHACHTQQSGLAANLMQDVIAEPYRTQLLPGFEKAREASQKKGALACGISGSGPTIFTISDSLEIAQEMAEWLKQNYVQNSEGFVHICRIDTRGARQIG; from the coding sequence ATGGAAATTGGGAGTTTAAGCGTGGTTAAAGTTTATGCACCAGCATCAATAGGCAACGTGAGTGTCGGATTCGATGTCCTTGGCGCGGCAGTTTCACCTATTGATGGGCAATTGCTGGGTGATTGCGTCACTGTTGAAGCGGCTTCGGTATTTACACTCGAAAGTAAAGGGCACTTTGTTAGCAAATTACCTTCAGATCCTAAGCAAAATATTGTGTATCAATGTTGGCAGTTGTTTTGTGAAAAGTTAGGCAAAGAACTTCCTGTTGCAATGACACTTGAGAAAAATATGCCAATTGGTTCTGGTTTAGGATCAAGTGCTTGTTCTGTGGTTGCAGCATTGGTTGCGCTGAATGAATTTGCTCAAAAACCTTTTGGTGAAAGGCAATTGCTGCTGATGATGGGCGAGCTTGAAGGTCGTATTTCAGGTAGTGTTCACTATGATAATGTTGCGCCTTGTTATTTAGGTGGGCTACAACTTATTTTGGAACAAAATGGCACTATTTGTCAGTCTGTACCAACTTTTGATGATTGGTATTGGGTTATGGCATATCCGGGGATTAAGGTTTCTACGGCAGAAGCTAGGGCGATTTTACCAAAAGAATACTCTAAAGCTGACATTATTAACCACGGTCGTTATTTATCTGGCTTTATTCATGCTTGCCATACTCAGCAATCAGGATTAGCCGCTAATTTGATGCAAGATGTTATTGCTGAGCCTTATCGCACCCAACTTCTTCCGGGATTTGAAAAGGCCAGAGAAGCTTCGCAGAAGAAAGGTGCATTAGCTTGTGGCATTTCAGGCTCAGGGCCTACCATTTTTACGATTAGTGATTCATTAGAAATCGCACAAGAGATGGCCGAATGGCTGAAACAAAACTACGTACAAAACAGTGAAGGCTTTGTACATATCTGCCGTATAGATACGCGTGGCGCAAGACAGATAGGGTAA
- the thrA gene encoding bifunctional aspartate kinase/homoserine dehydrogenase I: MRVLKFGGTSVANAERVLNVADIAEKKREQGQVALVLSAPAKITNYLVAMIEKTAEGEDPLTQVREAEQIFANLLQGLREKQPGFDYERLKDKVEREFAEIKHILHGISLLGQCPDSINAAMICRGEKLSIAIMESVLQARGYNVTVIDPVKNLLAQGHYLESTVDIPESTRRILELNIAKDDMILMAGFTAGNEKNELVVLGRNGSDYSAAVLATCLRAECCEIWTDVDGVYTCDPRLVPDAHLLKGMSYQEAMELSYFGAKVLHPRTIAPIAQFQIPCLIKNTGNPDAPGTLIGDGQKDDSTPVKGITNLNNMAMINVSGPGMKGMVGMAARVFSVMSRAGISVVLITQSSSEYSISFCVPQKELIRAQKALSDEFYLELKDGVLDPLDIMENVAIISVVGDGMRTLKGISARFFSALTRGNINIVAIAQGSSERSISAVIANDSATNAVRLCHQMLFNTNQIVEVFIVGVGGVGSALIEQIHRQQAWLKNKHIDLRVCGIANSRAMLTDMQGIDLDNWQQALKEAKEPFSFSQLIRLEKEYHFLNPVIVDCTSNEEIAQQYANFLQNGFNVVTPNKKANTLSMDYYYQIRQAAEASRRKFLYDTNVGAGLPVIENLQNLLNAGDELVQFNGILSGSLSYIFGQLDEGKSLSEATLSAKDKGFTEPDPRDDLSGMDVARKLLILAREAGYKLELSDIDVEPVLPVSFDSSGDVVSFLNRLPQVDVEFDAKVEEAQKAGKVLRYVGIINEGKCQVKIMAVDANDPLFKVKNGENALAFYTRYYQPIPLVLRGYGAGNDVTAAGVFADVLRTLSWKLGV, from the coding sequence ATGCGAGTGTTAAAATTTGGAGGAACTTCAGTTGCCAACGCAGAGCGTGTGCTGAATGTTGCTGATATCGCTGAGAAAAAAAGAGAGCAGGGACAAGTCGCTCTTGTATTATCAGCACCAGCCAAGATAACTAACTACTTGGTTGCAATGATTGAAAAAACGGCAGAAGGCGAAGATCCTCTCACTCAAGTACGAGAAGCCGAGCAAATTTTTGCCAACTTATTACAAGGTCTAAGAGAAAAACAGCCTGGTTTCGATTATGAACGCTTAAAAGATAAAGTTGAGCGTGAATTTGCAGAGATCAAACATATTCTTCATGGGATCTCTTTATTAGGCCAATGCCCTGATAGCATCAATGCGGCGATGATTTGTCGTGGTGAAAAGCTTTCTATCGCCATTATGGAATCTGTTTTACAGGCTCGTGGCTACAATGTCACTGTAATCGATCCAGTCAAAAATTTACTCGCACAAGGTCATTATTTAGAATCTACCGTTGATATTCCTGAATCTACTCGTCGCATCTTAGAGCTTAATATTGCAAAAGACGATATGATTTTAATGGCAGGTTTCACTGCGGGTAATGAGAAAAATGAACTTGTGGTATTAGGTCGTAATGGTTCAGACTACTCTGCTGCTGTATTGGCCACTTGTTTACGTGCAGAGTGTTGTGAAATTTGGACGGATGTTGACGGTGTTTATACTTGCGATCCTCGTTTAGTTCCTGATGCACACCTGTTAAAAGGCATGTCATATCAAGAAGCGATGGAACTCTCTTACTTTGGTGCTAAAGTACTTCACCCTCGTACTATTGCACCTATCGCCCAATTCCAAATTCCTTGTTTAATAAAAAACACAGGCAATCCAGATGCGCCGGGTACATTAATTGGTGATGGTCAAAAAGACGATAGTACACCCGTTAAAGGGATCACCAACCTTAATAATATGGCGATGATCAACGTATCTGGCCCCGGTATGAAAGGCATGGTGGGAATGGCTGCTCGTGTATTCTCTGTTATGTCGAGAGCAGGTATTTCTGTTGTCCTGATTACACAATCTTCTTCTGAATACAGCATCAGTTTTTGTGTGCCACAAAAAGAACTTATTAGAGCGCAAAAAGCATTATCAGATGAGTTTTATTTAGAATTAAAAGATGGTGTACTCGATCCATTAGATATCATGGAAAACGTCGCTATCATCTCTGTTGTTGGTGATGGTATGCGTACTTTAAAAGGGATTTCAGCGCGCTTTTTCTCTGCATTAACTCGTGGCAATATTAATATCGTAGCTATTGCACAAGGTTCTTCAGAACGCTCAATTTCAGCCGTTATTGCTAATGATTCAGCAACCAATGCTGTGCGTTTGTGCCATCAAATGCTTTTCAACACTAATCAAATTGTTGAAGTCTTTATTGTTGGTGTTGGTGGTGTGGGTAGCGCATTAATTGAACAGATCCATCGCCAACAAGCATGGCTGAAAAATAAGCATATCGATCTTCGTGTATGCGGTATTGCTAACTCAAGAGCCATGCTGACAGATATGCAAGGTATTGATTTAGACAATTGGCAACAAGCTTTAAAAGAAGCCAAAGAGCCTTTTAGCTTTAGCCAGCTTATTCGTTTAGAAAAAGAGTACCACTTCTTAAATCCAGTGATCGTTGATTGCACATCAAACGAAGAAATTGCGCAACAATACGCAAATTTCTTACAAAATGGCTTTAACGTGGTTACACCAAATAAAAAAGCGAATACGCTGTCGATGGATTATTACTATCAAATTCGACAAGCTGCGGAAGCTTCACGCCGTAAGTTCTTATATGACACTAACGTAGGTGCAGGTTTGCCTGTTATTGAGAACTTACAAAACTTGCTAAATGCAGGCGATGAGTTAGTTCAATTTAATGGTATTCTTTCAGGATCATTATCTTACATTTTTGGTCAATTAGATGAAGGTAAAAGCTTATCTGAAGCGACTCTTTCAGCAAAAGATAAAGGCTTTACTGAGCCAGATCCTCGTGATGACCTTTCTGGTATGGATGTTGCGCGTAAACTGCTTATTTTAGCGCGTGAAGCGGGTTATAAATTAGAACTAAGTGATATCGATGTAGAGCCTGTACTGCCTGTTTCATTTGATAGCTCAGGTGATGTAGTAAGCTTCTTAAATCGTCTACCTCAAGTTGATGTTGAATTTGATGCTAAAGTCGAAGAAGCACAAAAAGCAGGTAAGGTATTACGTTATGTTGGCATCATCAATGAAGGTAAATGCCAAGTTAAGATAATGGCAGTTGATGCAAATGATCCTCTGTTTAAAGTGAAAAATGGTGAAAATGCTTTAGCCTTTTACACTCGATACTATCAACCTATTCCATTGGTATTACGTGGATATGGTGCTGGTAATGATGTTACTGCTGCTGGGGTGTTTGCAGATGTATTACGTACCTTATCATGGAAATTGGGAGTTTAA
- the arcA gene encoding two-component system response regulator ArcA, whose protein sequence is MQTPHILIVEDEVVTRNTLKSIFEAEGYIVHEATDGNEMHNVLSDHDINLVIMDINLPGKNGLLLARELREQASVALMFLTGRDNEVDKILGLEIGADDYITKPFNPRELTIRARNLLSRTMNLVNGTEERRLVESYKFNGWELDINSRSLISPAGEQYKLPRSEFRAMLHFCENPGKIQTRAELLKKMTGRELKPHDRTVDVTIRRIRKHFESTPDTPEIIATIHGEGYRFCGDLDE, encoded by the coding sequence ATGCAAACCCCGCACATTCTGATTGTTGAAGACGAAGTTGTTACTCGTAATACCCTGAAAAGCATATTCGAAGCTGAAGGGTATATCGTACACGAAGCCACTGATGGTAACGAAATGCACAATGTTCTATCTGATCATGATATTAATCTGGTCATTATGGACATTAATCTTCCTGGTAAAAACGGGCTTTTACTTGCTCGTGAATTACGTGAACAGGCAAGTGTTGCATTAATGTTCCTAACAGGTCGTGATAATGAAGTGGATAAAATCTTAGGCCTAGAAATTGGTGCCGATGATTACATTACTAAACCATTTAACCCTCGTGAATTAACGATTCGTGCACGTAACTTACTGTCACGTACCATGAATTTAGTTAATGGCACAGAAGAACGTCGTTTAGTTGAAAGCTATAAATTCAATGGTTGGGAGCTTGATATTAACAGTCGCTCACTAATCAGTCCTGCTGGTGAACAATATAAATTACCACGCAGTGAATTTCGTGCGATGCTACATTTCTGCGAGAACCCAGGAAAAATCCAAACTCGAGCAGAATTACTGAAGAAAATGACAGGCCGTGAACTGAAACCACATGATCGTACTGTTGACGTAACCATCCGTCGTATTCGTAAGCATTTTGAATCAACACCAGATACACCAGAAATCATTGCAACAATTCATGGTGAAGGTTATCGCTTCTGTGGTGATTTAGACGAGTGA
- the creA gene encoding protein CreA — MLNFKKMLAVSILLPFSLMAKAEEIGYVDTVFKFFGANHKIVIEAFDDPEVKNVTCYLSRAKTGGISGSLGLAEDTADAAISCQQVGPIELSEKVIKGKNNGDVVFQKRTSLVFKKLQVVRFYDKQRHALVYLTYSDKVIDGSPKNAISAVPIMPWKE, encoded by the coding sequence TTTCAAAAAGATGCTAGCAGTATCTATCTTACTCCCTTTTTCTTTGATGGCAAAAGCGGAAGAAATTGGCTACGTGGATACGGTATTTAAGTTTTTTGGCGCTAACCATAAAATTGTGATTGAAGCATTTGATGATCCTGAAGTTAAAAATGTCACATGTTATTTGAGTCGTGCAAAAACTGGGGGGATTTCAGGAAGTTTAGGTCTTGCTGAAGATACTGCTGATGCGGCTATCTCTTGCCAGCAAGTAGGGCCTATTGAACTAAGTGAAAAGGTTATTAAAGGAAAAAATAATGGCGATGTTGTTTTCCAGAAAAGAACATCACTTGTATTTAAAAAGCTTCAAGTTGTGCGTTTTTACGATAAACAGCGCCATGCTCTGGTTTACCTGACTTACTCAGATAAAGTCATTGATGGTTCTCCAAAAAATGCGATTAGTGCAGTACCTATTATGCCGTGGAAAGAGTGA